The Bos taurus isolate L1 Dominette 01449 registration number 42190680 breed Hereford chromosome 13, ARS-UCD2.0, whole genome shotgun sequence genome contains a region encoding:
- the SS18L1 gene encoding calcium-responsive transactivator, whose amino-acid sequence MSVAFASARPRGKGEVTQQTIQKMLDENHHLIQCILDYQSKGKTAECTQYQQILHRNLVYLATIADSNQNMQSLLPAPPTQSMTLGPGGLSQSGSAQGLHSQGSLSDAIGAGLPPSSLMQAQIGNGPNHVSLQQTAQSTLPTTSMSMSGSGHGSGPGYSHSGPASQSVPLQSQGAISNYVSRANINMQSNPVSMMHQQAASSHYSAAQGGSQHYQGQSMAMMGQSGQGGGVMGQRPMAPYRPSQQGSSQQYLGQEEYYGGEQYGHGQAASEPMSQQYYPDGHGDYAYQPASYTDQSYDRSFEDSTQHYYEGGNSQYSQQQTGYQQGTAQQQTYSQQQYPNQQSYPGQQQGYGPAQGAPSQYSSYQQGQGQQYGSYRASQTGPSTQQQRPYGYEQGQYGNYQQ is encoded by the exons ATGCTGGACGAGAACCACCACCTAATCCAGTGCATCCTGGACTATCAGAGCAAGGGCAAGACGGCTGAGTGCACCCA GTACCAGCAGATCCTACACCGGAACCTGGTCTACCTGGCCACGATCGCAGACTCCAACCAGAACATGCAGTCTTTGCTGCCCGCC CCGCCAACGCAGAGCATGACGCTGGGCCCAGGAGGGCTGTCCCAGAGCGGCTCGGCCCAGGGCCTGCACTCGCAGGGTAGCCTCAGTGATGCCATCGGGGCCGGCCTGCCACCCTCCTCCCTCATGCAGGCCCAGATCGGCAATG GTCCGAACCACGTGTCCCTGCAGCAGACGGCGCAGAGCACGCTGCCCACCACCTCCATGAGTATGTCAGGCAGTGGCCACGGCTCGGGACCCGGCTACAGCCACTCAGGCCCTGCCTCGCAGAGTGTACCCCTGCAGAGCCAGGGCGCCATCAGCAACTACGTGTCCCGGGCCAACATCAACATGCAGTCCAACCCAG TGTCCATGATGCACCAGCAGGCAGCCTCGTCTCACTACAGCGCGGCGCAGGGCGGAAGCCAGCACTACCAGGGCCAGTCCATGGCCATGATGGGCCAGAGTGGGCAGGGGGGCGGCGTGATGGGGCAGCGGCCCATGGCGCCCTACCGGCCCTCCCAGCAAG GCTCGTCCCAGCAGTACTTGGGCCAGGAGGAGTACTACGGCGGTGAGCAGTACGGCCACGGCCAGGCCGCTTCAGAGCCCATGAGCCAGCAGTACTACCCCGATG GACACGGCGACTATGCCTACCAGCCGGCATCCTACACAGACCAGAGCTACGACCGGTCGTTTGAGGACTCCACGCAGCACTACTACGAGGGCG GAAACTCACAGTACAGCCAGCAGCAGACAGGATACCAGCAGGGCACGGCACAGCAGCAGACGTACTCCCAACAGCAGTACCCCAACCAGCAGAGCTATCCCGGACAGCAGCAAGGCTACG GACCCGCCCAGGGTGCCCCCTCACAGTACTCCAGCTACCAGCAGGGACAAGGCCAGCAGTACGGAAGCTACCGAGCATCTCAGACGGGCCCGTCCACCCAGCAGCAGCGGCCTTATGGCTACGAGCAG GGCCAGTACGGAAATTACCAGCAGTGA
- the SS18L1 gene encoding calcium-responsive transactivator isoform X1 has product MSVAFASARPRGKGEVTQQTIQKMLDENHHLIQCILDYQSKGKTAECTQYQQILHRNLVYLATIADSNQNMQSLLPAPPTQSMTLGPGGLSQSGSAQGLHSQGSLSDAIGAGLPPSSLMQAQIGNGPNHVSLQQTAQSTLPTTSMSMSGSGHGSGPGYSHSGPASQSVPLQSQGAISNYVSRANINMQSNPVSMMHQQAASSHYSAAQGGSQHYQGQSMAMMGQSGQGGGVMGQRPMAPYRPSQQGSSQQYLGQEEYYGGEQYGHGQAASEPMSQQYYPDGHGDYAYQPASYTDQSYDRSFEDSTQHYYEGGNSQYSQQQTGYQQGTAQQQTYSQQQYPNQQSYPGQQQGYAPRGHS; this is encoded by the exons ATGCTGGACGAGAACCACCACCTAATCCAGTGCATCCTGGACTATCAGAGCAAGGGCAAGACGGCTGAGTGCACCCA GTACCAGCAGATCCTACACCGGAACCTGGTCTACCTGGCCACGATCGCAGACTCCAACCAGAACATGCAGTCTTTGCTGCCCGCC CCGCCAACGCAGAGCATGACGCTGGGCCCAGGAGGGCTGTCCCAGAGCGGCTCGGCCCAGGGCCTGCACTCGCAGGGTAGCCTCAGTGATGCCATCGGGGCCGGCCTGCCACCCTCCTCCCTCATGCAGGCCCAGATCGGCAATG GTCCGAACCACGTGTCCCTGCAGCAGACGGCGCAGAGCACGCTGCCCACCACCTCCATGAGTATGTCAGGCAGTGGCCACGGCTCGGGACCCGGCTACAGCCACTCAGGCCCTGCCTCGCAGAGTGTACCCCTGCAGAGCCAGGGCGCCATCAGCAACTACGTGTCCCGGGCCAACATCAACATGCAGTCCAACCCAG TGTCCATGATGCACCAGCAGGCAGCCTCGTCTCACTACAGCGCGGCGCAGGGCGGAAGCCAGCACTACCAGGGCCAGTCCATGGCCATGATGGGCCAGAGTGGGCAGGGGGGCGGCGTGATGGGGCAGCGGCCCATGGCGCCCTACCGGCCCTCCCAGCAAG GCTCGTCCCAGCAGTACTTGGGCCAGGAGGAGTACTACGGCGGTGAGCAGTACGGCCACGGCCAGGCCGCTTCAGAGCCCATGAGCCAGCAGTACTACCCCGATG GACACGGCGACTATGCCTACCAGCCGGCATCCTACACAGACCAGAGCTACGACCGGTCGTTTGAGGACTCCACGCAGCACTACTACGAGGGCG GAAACTCACAGTACAGCCAGCAGCAGACAGGATACCAGCAGGGCACGGCACAGCAGCAGACGTACTCCCAACAGCAGTACCCCAACCAGCAGAGCTATCCCGGACAGCAGCAAGGCTACG CGCCCCGTGGGCACAGCTAA